In Mixta intestinalis, the following are encoded in one genomic region:
- a CDS encoding OFA family MFS transporter has translation MDKNIDQQRKRFWAKETIVASKHYNRWLVPPAALAVHLCIGMAYGFSVYWLPMSTLIGQQQPLFCPATLSFWQLLITDTCDWRIAQPGWIYTLFFIFLGCSAALWGSWLEKVGPRVVGVIATCCWCGGLLIASLGVFIHQLWLLWLGAGVIGGIGLGLGYISPVSTLLRWFPDKRGMAAGMAIMGFGGGAVIGAPLADFLMRYFSEGPTAGVGQSLLVLAAIYFCYMLIGSLSYRIPADSWRPAGQVKRTTYHGVQIDVSAAVRKRQFWLLWLVLCLNVSAGIGILGIASPLFQEVLGSNPAIKQIDIATLAAGFIGLLSLFNILGRFFWATLSDYLGRKLTFTLFFILGAAFYILIPWIVQVGNIPLFLIAFCIIISMYGGGFATIPAYLADIFGHKWVGAIHGRLLTAWSVAGITGPVLINYLREYQLASGLVGGQVYQMSLYLLAGLLVIGLISNLLVKPLKNSSQNDWVQSLEDTLQTESRESLPAEVAISPLQLTISWGIVLIPLLWGIYITIKQMLLLFI, from the coding sequence ATGGATAAAAATATAGATCAACAGCGAAAGCGTTTTTGGGCGAAAGAAACCATTGTTGCATCGAAACACTATAACCGCTGGCTGGTACCACCAGCAGCGCTTGCCGTGCATTTATGCATCGGTATGGCGTATGGTTTTTCTGTTTACTGGCTACCAATGTCAACACTGATTGGTCAGCAGCAGCCGCTATTTTGCCCGGCGACCCTGTCGTTTTGGCAATTATTAATTACGGATACCTGTGACTGGAGAATTGCTCAGCCTGGCTGGATATATACGCTGTTCTTTATTTTCCTGGGCTGTTCAGCCGCACTGTGGGGCAGCTGGCTGGAAAAGGTCGGGCCGCGAGTCGTTGGGGTGATTGCTACCTGTTGCTGGTGCGGCGGTTTGCTTATTGCCAGCCTGGGTGTGTTTATTCACCAGCTCTGGCTGCTTTGGCTGGGGGCAGGGGTTATTGGTGGCATAGGCCTGGGTTTAGGCTATATCTCACCCGTTTCGACACTGTTACGCTGGTTTCCTGATAAACGCGGCATGGCCGCAGGTATGGCAATTATGGGATTTGGTGGTGGGGCGGTTATTGGCGCGCCGCTGGCTGATTTCCTGATGCGCTATTTTTCTGAGGGACCCACGGCTGGCGTAGGGCAAAGCTTGTTAGTGCTGGCGGCTATCTATTTTTGCTATATGCTGATTGGCTCGCTGAGCTATCGTATACCCGCTGACAGCTGGCGGCCTGCAGGCCAGGTGAAGCGGACTACTTATCATGGTGTCCAGATTGATGTCTCTGCCGCCGTCAGAAAACGTCAGTTCTGGCTGCTCTGGCTGGTTCTCTGCCTGAATGTCTCTGCTGGCATCGGTATTTTGGGTATTGCTTCCCCGCTTTTCCAGGAAGTGCTGGGCAGTAACCCGGCGATAAAGCAGATAGATATTGCCACACTGGCAGCGGGTTTTATTGGCTTGCTGAGCCTGTTTAATATTCTGGGGCGTTTCTTTTGGGCTACGCTTTCTGATTATCTGGGAAGAAAGCTGACCTTCACCCTGTTTTTTATCCTGGGAGCCGCTTTCTATATTTTGATCCCCTGGATAGTTCAGGTGGGAAATATCCCTCTGTTCCTGATTGCTTTCTGTATCATTATTTCTATGTATGGTGGCGGTTTTGCAACGATACCTGCATACCTTGCTGATATTTTTGGGCATAAATGGGTAGGCGCGATTCACGGGCGTTTGCTTACGGCATGGTCGGTTGCCGGTATTACCGGACCCGTTTTGATTAACTATCTGCGTGAATATCAGTTGGCATCGGGTCTGGTTGGTGGACAGGTTTATCAAATGAGCCTTTATCTACTTGCAGGACTGCTGGTTATCGGGCTGATAAGTAATTTGCTGGTGAAGCCGCTAAAAAATAGTAGTCAGAACGATTGGGTACAGTCGCTGGAAGACACTTTGCAGACTGAATCGCGAGAATCATTACCTGCTGAAGTAGCAATAAGTCCGCTTCAGTTAACGATTAGCTGGGGGATCGTGCTTATCCCTTTATTATGGGGAATCTACATTACTATTAAGCAGATGCTTCTTCTCTTTATTTAG
- the rplS gene encoding 50S ribosomal protein L19 has translation MSNIIKQLEQEQMKQDVPSFRPGDSVEVKVWVVEGSKKRLQAFEGVVIAIRNRGLHSAFTVRKISNGEGVERVFQTHSPVVDSITVKRRGAVRKAKLYYLRERTGKAARIKERLN, from the coding sequence ATGAGCAACATTATCAAGCAACTTGAACAAGAGCAGATGAAGCAGGACGTACCTTCTTTCCGTCCGGGTGACTCGGTGGAAGTGAAAGTATGGGTCGTTGAAGGTTCTAAAAAGCGTCTGCAGGCATTCGAGGGCGTGGTTATCGCTATTCGTAACCGCGGTCTGCACTCTGCATTCACTGTTCGCAAAATTTCCAACGGCGAAGGCGTTGAGCGTGTATTCCAGACTCACTCTCCGGTCGTTGACAGCATCACTGTGAAACGCCGTGGTGCCGTGCGTAAAGCGAAACTGTACTACCTGCGTGAGCGTACTGGTAAAGCTGCTCGTATCAAAGAGCGTCTTAACTAA
- the trmD gene encoding tRNA (guanosine(37)-N1)-methyltransferase TrmD → MWIGVISLFPEMFRAITDYGVTGRAVKNGLLSIQSWSPRDFTYDRHRTVDDRPYGGGPGMLMMVQPLRDAIHAAKAAAGEGAKVIYLSPQGRKLDQNGVCELATQQKLILVCGRYEGIDERVIQTEIDEEWSIGDYVLSGGELPAMTLIDSVARFIPGVLGKQASADEDSFSDGLLDCPHYTRPEVLEGLEVPSVLLSGNHAEIRRWRLKQSLGRTWLRRPELLENLALTEEQAKLLSEFQREFNAQQNDDAEG, encoded by the coding sequence ATGTGGATCGGTGTTATCAGCCTTTTTCCAGAGATGTTTCGCGCGATTACCGATTACGGGGTAACTGGCCGGGCAGTAAAAAATGGCCTGCTCAGCATTCAAAGCTGGAGTCCTCGCGACTTCACTTATGACCGACACCGTACCGTGGACGATCGTCCTTACGGCGGCGGACCGGGAATGCTGATGATGGTGCAACCTTTACGGGACGCCATCCACGCAGCGAAAGCGGCGGCGGGAGAGGGCGCTAAGGTGATTTATCTGTCACCTCAGGGGCGCAAACTCGATCAGAACGGAGTTTGCGAACTGGCGACGCAGCAGAAGTTAATTCTGGTATGCGGACGCTATGAAGGGATCGATGAGCGCGTGATCCAGACTGAAATCGATGAAGAATGGTCGATTGGGGATTACGTTCTCAGCGGTGGCGAACTGCCAGCAATGACGTTGATTGATTCGGTCGCCCGGTTTATACCCGGCGTGCTGGGCAAGCAGGCGTCAGCCGATGAAGATTCGTTTTCTGATGGTTTGCTGGATTGTCCGCACTATACCCGCCCTGAAGTGTTGGAAGGGCTGGAAGTTCCGTCAGTATTGCTGTCGGGCAACCATGCTGAAATTCGCCGCTGGCGCCTGAAACAGTCGCTTGGCCGTACCTGGCTTAGAAGACCTGAACTTCTGGAAAACCTGGCTCTGACTGAAGAGCAAGCAAAGTTGCTCAGCGAATTCCAACGGGAATTCAATGCGCAACAAAACGATGATGCGGAAGGTTAA
- the rimM gene encoding ribosome maturation factor RimM (Essential for efficient processing of 16S rRNA): MSKQLATQPPVNPVTLGKMGAAYGIRGWLKVFSSTEDADSIFDYQPWFIQRAGKWQQIELEGWKHHNQDIIIKVKGIDDRDAAAQLTNCEILVDSSQLPALEEGDYYWKDLMGCQVVTIDGYEMGKVIDLMETGSNDVLVVKANLKDAFGVKERLIPFLDEQVIKKVDLTTGTIEVDWDPGF; this comes from the coding sequence ATGAGCAAACAACTCGCCACACAGCCTCCCGTTAATCCAGTTACGCTGGGTAAGATGGGAGCCGCATACGGCATTCGGGGTTGGCTCAAAGTGTTTTCTTCCACCGAAGATGCCGATAGCATCTTTGACTACCAGCCCTGGTTTATTCAGCGCGCCGGAAAATGGCAGCAGATCGAGCTGGAAGGCTGGAAGCACCACAATCAGGACATAATCATCAAAGTCAAAGGCATTGACGATCGTGATGCGGCGGCTCAGTTGACCAACTGTGAAATTTTGGTCGACTCCTCGCAATTGCCTGCGCTGGAGGAGGGTGATTACTACTGGAAAGACCTTATGGGTTGCCAGGTAGTTACCATCGACGGCTACGAAATGGGTAAAGTCATTGATTTGATGGAAACCGGCTCGAACGACGTACTGGTCGTTAAGGCAAACCTGAAAGATGCGTTCGGTGTGAAAGAGCGGTTAATTCCGTTTCTTGATGAACAGGTTATCAAGAAAGTCGATCTCACTACGGGCACTATTGAAGTAGATTGGGATCCTGGTTTTTGA
- the rpsP gene encoding 30S ribosomal protein S16, whose translation MVTIRLARHGAKKRPFYQVVVTDSRNARNGRFIERVGFFNPIASGQAEALRLDLDRIEHWVGQGATLSDRVNALIKEAKKAA comes from the coding sequence ATGGTAACAATTCGTTTGGCACGTCACGGCGCGAAAAAGCGTCCGTTCTATCAGGTTGTCGTTACTGACAGCCGCAACGCACGCAATGGTCGTTTCATTGAGCGCGTAGGTTTCTTCAACCCGATCGCATCTGGTCAGGCTGAAGCACTGCGTCTGGACCTGGACCGCATTGAGCACTGGGTTGGCCAGGGCGCAACGCTGTCAGATCGCGTTAACGCGCTGATCAAAGAAGCTAAAAAAGCAGCTTAA
- the ffh gene encoding signal recognition particle protein, whose protein sequence is MFDNLTDRLSQTLRNISGRGRLTEENIKETLREVRMALLEADVALPVVRDFINRVKESAVGHEVNKSLTPGQEFVKIVRNELVEAMGSENHALNLAAQPPAVVLMAGLQGAGKTTSVGKLGKFLREKHKKKVLVVSADVYRPAAIKQLETLAQQVGVDFCPSDVTQKPVDIVNHALKEAKLKFYDVLLVDTAGRLHVDEAMMDEIKQVHAAINPVETLFVVDAMTGQDAANTAKAFNEALPLTGVILTKVDGDARGGAALSIRHITGKPIKFMGVGEKTEALEPFYPDRLASRILGMGDVLSLIEDIESKVDRAQAEKLANKLKKGDGFDLNDFLEQLKQMRNMGGMASLMGKLPGMGQLPDNVKSQMDDKVLVRMEAMINSMTRKEREKPEIIKGSRKRRIAAGSGMQVQDVNRLLKQFDDMQRMMKKMKKGGMAKMLRGMKGMMPPGFPGR, encoded by the coding sequence ATGTTTGATAACTTAACCGATCGATTGTCGCAAACCCTGCGCAATATCAGCGGCCGCGGAAGGCTGACCGAAGAAAACATCAAAGAAACCCTGCGTGAAGTGCGCATGGCGCTGCTGGAAGCCGACGTGGCGCTGCCGGTAGTGCGCGACTTCATCAATCGCGTGAAAGAGAGCGCGGTTGGGCATGAGGTGAACAAGAGCCTGACGCCGGGTCAGGAATTCGTCAAGATCGTGCGTAACGAGCTGGTTGAAGCGATGGGTTCGGAAAACCATGCGCTTAACCTCGCCGCGCAGCCGCCAGCGGTGGTGCTGATGGCGGGCCTGCAGGGTGCCGGTAAAACGACCAGCGTGGGGAAACTGGGTAAATTTCTGCGCGAAAAGCATAAGAAGAAAGTGCTGGTGGTTTCTGCAGACGTTTATCGCCCGGCGGCGATCAAACAGCTGGAGACGCTGGCGCAGCAGGTGGGCGTCGATTTCTGCCCGTCAGACGTCACTCAGAAACCAGTCGATATCGTTAATCATGCGCTGAAAGAAGCGAAGCTGAAGTTTTATGACGTGCTGCTGGTGGATACCGCCGGTCGTTTGCACGTTGATGAAGCGATGATGGACGAAATCAAACAGGTGCACGCCGCGATTAACCCGGTGGAAACACTATTTGTCGTCGATGCCATGACCGGCCAGGATGCGGCGAATACCGCGAAGGCGTTTAATGAGGCGCTGCCGTTAACCGGCGTAATCCTGACCAAAGTTGACGGTGACGCGCGCGGCGGTGCGGCACTCTCCATTCGCCATATCACCGGTAAGCCGATTAAGTTTATGGGCGTGGGCGAAAAGACTGAGGCGCTGGAGCCGTTTTACCCGGACCGTCTCGCTTCGCGTATCCTCGGCATGGGCGATGTGCTGTCGCTGATTGAGGATATCGAAAGCAAAGTCGATCGCGCGCAGGCTGAGAAGCTGGCGAACAAGCTGAAAAAAGGCGACGGCTTCGATCTGAACGATTTTCTTGAGCAGCTGAAACAGATGCGCAATATGGGCGGCATGGCCAGCTTGATGGGTAAACTGCCCGGTATGGGGCAGCTGCCGGACAACGTGAAGTCGCAGATGGATGACAAAGTGCTGGTGCGTATGGAGGCGATGATCAACTCCATGACGCGCAAAGAGCGCGAAAAACCTGAGATTATCAAAGGGTCACGCAAACGCCGTATCGCCGCTGGCTCTGGCATGCAGGTGCAGGATGTGAACCGCCTGCTGAAGCAGTTCGATGATATGCAGCGCATGATGAAGAAAATGAAGAAAGGCGGCATGGCGAAAATGTTGCGCGGTATGAAGGGGATGATGCCGCCAGGCTTCCCTGGGCGTTAA
- a CDS encoding cytochrome C assembly family protein has translation MSAFAILALFAYSFSLALIIPSLLRNNGAWRRIAVLCATLALIAHAVALQQRIFVNGGQNLSLLNIGSLVSLLIGAIMTIVASRNRGWLLLPIVYSFALINLAFATFVPNAFITHLETTPGMMIHIGLALFAYATLMIAALYALQLAWIDYQLKNKRLAFSNDMPPLMTIERKMFHITQVGMVLLTLVLCTGLFYMDKLFAPENIDKAVLSILAWFVYVVLLWGHYHEGWRGRRVVWFNCGGALLLTMSYFGSRVLQHLLTH, from the coding sequence ATGTCTGCTTTTGCGATTCTGGCGCTTTTTGCCTACTCATTTAGCCTCGCGCTGATTATTCCCAGCCTGCTGAGGAATAACGGCGCCTGGCGACGCATAGCCGTGCTTTGCGCGACGCTGGCGCTGATCGCCCATGCGGTAGCGCTACAGCAGCGCATCTTCGTCAATGGCGGTCAGAACCTGAGCCTGCTTAACATCGGCTCGCTGGTTAGCCTGTTGATCGGCGCTATTATGACCATTGTGGCGTCGCGCAATCGCGGCTGGCTGCTGCTGCCGATTGTGTATAGCTTCGCGCTGATCAATCTGGCTTTCGCCACTTTTGTGCCTAATGCCTTTATCACCCATCTGGAAACCACGCCCGGCATGATGATCCATATCGGCCTGGCGCTGTTCGCCTATGCCACGCTAATGATTGCCGCGCTCTATGCGCTACAGCTGGCATGGATCGACTACCAGCTGAAGAATAAGCGTCTGGCCTTCAGTAACGATATGCCCCCGCTGATGACCATTGAGCGGAAAATGTTTCATATCACCCAGGTTGGCATGGTGCTGCTAACGCTGGTGCTTTGTACCGGCCTGTTTTATATGGATAAGCTGTTTGCGCCTGAAAATATTGATAAGGCGGTGCTGTCGATTCTTGCCTGGTTTGTTTATGTGGTTCTGCTCTGGGGACACTATCATGAAGGCTGGCGCGGTCGTCGCGTCGTCTGGTTTAACTGTGGCGGTGCGCTGCTGCTAACCATGTCCTATTTCGGCAGCCGCGTTCTACAGCATCTGCTTACTCACTAA
- a CDS encoding HlyC/CorC family transporter yields the protein MEHISTTTLIITLVVMILVSAYFSGSETGMMTLNRYRLRHKARSGNRSARRVEKLLRRPDRLISLVLIGNNLVNILASALATIVGMRLYGDAGVAIATGILTFAVLIFAEVLPKTVAALYPEKVAYPSSLLLGPLQIIMMPLVWLLNTITRLLMRMVGIKADGSISAALSKDELRTIVYESRSLMSRRHQDMLLSVLDLEKVNVDDIMVPRNEIVGININDDWKSIERQVSHSPHGRIVLFRDSLDDAVAMLRVREAWRMMTEKREFTKENLLRAADEIYYVPEGTPLNVQLVKFQRNKKKVGLVVDEYGDIKGLVTIEDILEEIVGDFTTSMSPSLAEEVMPQSDGSVLIEGGANVREINKAFNWQLPQEEARTINGMLLEELGEIPQAGTRIQVGNYDIDILDVQDNMVKQVRIMPQQPLKSTIGS from the coding sequence TTGGAGCACATTTCAACCACCACCCTGATTATTACCCTGGTTGTGATGATTCTGGTCTCTGCCTACTTTTCCGGTTCCGAAACCGGCATGATGACCCTGAATCGCTACCGGCTACGCCACAAGGCCCGCAGCGGCAACCGTAGCGCACGGCGCGTCGAAAAACTGCTGCGCCGCCCCGATCGTCTGATAAGCCTCGTTTTGATCGGCAATAACCTGGTCAATATTCTCGCCTCCGCGTTGGCTACCATCGTCGGTATGCGCCTGTACGGCGATGCGGGCGTGGCTATCGCCACCGGCATACTGACCTTTGCGGTGCTGATTTTTGCCGAAGTGTTACCGAAAACGGTCGCGGCCCTCTACCCGGAAAAAGTAGCTTACCCAAGCAGCCTGCTGCTGGGGCCGCTGCAAATTATCATGATGCCGCTGGTATGGCTGCTGAACACTATTACGCGCCTGCTGATGCGCATGGTGGGTATCAAGGCTGACGGTTCAATTAGCGCCGCGCTGAGCAAAGATGAGCTGCGTACCATCGTCTACGAGTCACGCTCACTGATGTCGCGCCGCCATCAGGATATGCTGCTGTCAGTACTCGATCTGGAGAAGGTTAACGTTGATGACATCATGGTGCCGCGCAATGAGATTGTTGGCATCAATATTAATGATGACTGGAAATCGATCGAGCGGCAGGTATCGCATTCACCGCATGGCCGTATCGTTCTGTTTCGTGATTCCCTGGATGATGCGGTTGCCATGCTACGGGTACGAGAGGCCTGGCGCATGATGACGGAGAAACGCGAGTTCACTAAAGAGAACCTGCTGCGCGCCGCCGATGAAATCTACTACGTGCCGGAAGGAACGCCGCTTAACGTGCAGCTGGTGAAATTCCAGCGCAACAAGAAAAAAGTGGGCCTGGTGGTGGATGAATATGGCGATATTAAAGGTCTGGTAACCATTGAGGACATCCTCGAAGAGATCGTGGGGGATTTCACTACCTCGATGTCTCCGTCACTGGCGGAAGAGGTCATGCCGCAGAGCGACGGTTCAGTGTTAATTGAAGGCGGTGCCAACGTGCGAGAAATTAATAAAGCCTTTAACTGGCAGCTGCCCCAGGAAGAAGCGCGTACCATTAACGGTATGCTGCTGGAAGAGCTGGGGGAGATCCCTCAGGCAGGCACTCGTATCCAGGTAGGAAACTACGATATCGATATTCTTGACGTCCAGGACAATATGGTGAAGCAGGTGCGGATAATGCCGCAACAGCCGCTAAAATCTACCATTGGCTCCTGA